One Micromonospora eburnea genomic region harbors:
- a CDS encoding CCA tRNA nucleotidyltransferase translates to MSEASASHAADRRELTAAQRNAVAELLRVSPVADELGRRFARAGHELHLVGGSVRDALLGRLGEDLDFCTDAHPDQTLAIVKGWAEAIWETGREFGTIGCQREGLRLEITTFRAEAYDQVSRNPIVEYGTSLVDDLKRRDFTVNAMAVSVPGHRFTDPYGGLADLAAKIIRTPGTPRESFGDDPLRMLRAARFAAQLRFAVHPDVREAMTRMAADLDRITAERIRDEFTKLLCGVDPITGLRLLVDTGLAERFLPELTGLKLEIDEHAQHKDVYEHTLTVVSNAMSMEEDGCDFVLRMAALMHDVGKPATKAVGPDGRVSFHHHEVVGARLTKARMKALRYPKDVTAQVVKLVNLHLRFYGYGRGEWTDSAVRRYVTDAGDLLSRLHKLTRSDCTTRNRRKAALLAADYDALEERIARIAAEEDLARVRPDLDGNAIMELLGVPPGPVVGRAWQYLKELRLERGPLSRDEAEAELLRWARDQM, encoded by the coding sequence ATGTCCGAAGCCTCCGCCTCCCACGCCGCCGACCGTCGCGAGCTGACCGCAGCGCAGCGCAACGCCGTCGCCGAGCTGCTCCGCGTCTCGCCCGTCGCCGATGAGTTGGGCCGGCGCTTCGCCCGGGCCGGTCACGAACTGCACCTGGTCGGTGGCTCGGTACGCGACGCGCTGCTCGGCCGCCTCGGCGAGGACCTCGACTTCTGCACCGACGCCCACCCGGACCAGACGCTCGCCATCGTCAAGGGCTGGGCGGAGGCGATCTGGGAGACCGGCCGGGAGTTCGGCACCATCGGCTGCCAGCGCGAGGGGCTCCGGCTGGAGATCACCACCTTCCGTGCCGAGGCGTACGACCAGGTCAGCCGGAATCCGATCGTCGAGTACGGCACCAGCCTGGTCGACGACCTCAAGCGCCGGGACTTCACCGTCAACGCGATGGCGGTCAGCGTCCCTGGACACCGCTTCACGGATCCGTACGGTGGCCTGGCCGACCTGGCTGCCAAGATCATCCGTACCCCGGGCACGCCCCGGGAGTCGTTCGGCGACGACCCGCTGCGGATGCTGCGCGCGGCCCGGTTCGCCGCCCAGCTCCGGTTCGCGGTGCACCCGGACGTCCGTGAGGCGATGACCCGGATGGCCGCCGACCTGGACCGGATCACCGCCGAGCGGATCCGGGACGAGTTCACCAAGCTGCTCTGCGGCGTGGACCCGATCACCGGGCTGCGGCTGCTGGTCGACACCGGGCTGGCCGAACGCTTCCTTCCCGAGCTGACCGGGCTCAAGCTGGAGATCGACGAGCACGCCCAGCACAAGGACGTCTACGAGCACACCCTGACCGTGGTCAGCAACGCGATGTCCATGGAAGAGGACGGCTGCGACTTCGTGCTCCGGATGGCCGCGTTGATGCACGACGTCGGCAAGCCGGCGACCAAGGCGGTCGGCCCGGACGGCCGGGTCAGCTTCCACCACCACGAGGTGGTCGGCGCCCGGCTGACCAAGGCCCGGATGAAGGCCCTGCGCTATCCCAAGGACGTCACCGCCCAGGTGGTCAAGCTGGTCAACCTGCACCTGCGCTTCTACGGGTACGGGCGGGGCGAGTGGACCGACTCGGCGGTGCGCCGGTACGTCACCGATGCCGGCGACCTGCTGTCCCGCCTGCACAAGCTCACCCGTTCCGACTGCACCACCCGCAACCGGCGCAAGGCGGCCCTGCTCGCGGCCGACTACGACGCGCTGGAGGAGCGGATCGCCCGGATCGCCGCCGAGGAGGATCTGGCCCGGGTCCGCCCCGACCTCGACGGCAACGCGATCATGGAGCTGCTCGGCGTACCACCGGGTCCGGTGGTGGGGAGGGCCTGGCAGTACCTCAAGGAGCTGCGCCTGGAGCGCGGCCCGTTGAGCCGCGATGAGGCAGAGGCGGAGCTGCTGCGCTGGGCCCGCGACCAGATGTGA
- the murJ gene encoding murein biosynthesis integral membrane protein MurJ: MSGGLYRSANAHRGGRPPNDGATFISAEPLNQPGVEATAPPQEVVTETSAAANSAVMAIGSLVSRGTGFIRNLMIGAALGNAVGNVYTTAIFLPNQVYEFLLGGVLTSVLIPVLVRRRKIDPDRGEAYAQRLLTLAVLTLAAAALLAVLSAQVLTAIYASGKDDTYKGLVNDLSYLMLPMLFFTGLSALIAAVLNTRGHFAAPMWAPILNNLVVIGIFGLYIAVYGAKPLQPGQMTPGRILLVGGGTLLGVAVQSAGLLPALRKVGFRWKWRFDFRELGLRELGRLGAWMFCYVGVNQLGLFVVVNLLTRAAGKENAGLLIYNNVFLLLMMAHGIIAVSIITALMPRMSAAAGEGRFRDVTADLSRGTRMVTAVLAPVAVCYAVLAGPISVVIFRYGAFTGENAVATSTVLLVAAVGLVPFAISQLFTFAFYALPDTKTPALVNIPVVALRVLLQIGLFLGFSATFAAAGMMLGNAISYVAAAVISAMLLRPRVGRIGLGEIMRTMGRVVVAALGAALVGLLVVNLLPGDPAHLSWVAAAVRLLVGGAVIGATYVGLATVLRIGEITEVVGMVRRRLGR, from the coding sequence ATGAGCGGCGGGCTCTACCGCAGCGCGAACGCGCACCGCGGCGGCCGGCCGCCGAACGACGGGGCCACCTTCATCTCCGCCGAGCCGCTGAACCAGCCGGGCGTCGAGGCCACCGCACCACCGCAGGAGGTGGTCACGGAGACCAGCGCCGCGGCGAACAGCGCGGTGATGGCGATCGGCAGCCTGGTGAGCCGGGGTACGGGCTTCATCCGCAACCTGATGATCGGTGCCGCCCTGGGCAACGCGGTCGGCAACGTCTACACCACCGCCATCTTCCTGCCGAACCAGGTGTACGAGTTCCTGCTCGGCGGGGTGCTCACCAGCGTGCTGATCCCGGTGCTGGTCCGGCGCCGCAAGATCGACCCGGACCGGGGCGAGGCGTACGCCCAGCGGCTGCTCACCCTGGCGGTGCTCACGTTGGCCGCCGCCGCGCTGCTGGCGGTGCTCTCCGCACAGGTGCTCACCGCGATCTACGCCTCCGGCAAGGACGACACGTACAAGGGGCTGGTCAACGACCTGTCCTACCTGATGCTCCCGATGCTCTTCTTCACCGGCTTGAGCGCGCTGATCGCCGCCGTGCTGAACACCCGGGGGCACTTCGCCGCACCCATGTGGGCGCCGATCCTGAACAACCTCGTGGTGATCGGCATCTTCGGGCTGTACATCGCCGTATACGGTGCCAAGCCGTTGCAGCCGGGGCAGATGACCCCCGGTCGGATCCTGCTGGTCGGCGGGGGCACGCTGCTCGGCGTCGCGGTGCAGAGCGCCGGCCTGCTGCCGGCGCTGCGCAAGGTGGGCTTCCGGTGGAAGTGGCGGTTCGACTTCCGCGAGCTGGGCCTGCGCGAGCTGGGCCGGCTCGGGGCCTGGATGTTCTGCTACGTCGGGGTCAACCAGCTCGGTCTCTTCGTGGTGGTCAACCTGCTCACCCGGGCCGCCGGCAAGGAGAACGCCGGCCTGCTGATCTACAACAACGTCTTCCTGCTGCTGATGATGGCGCACGGCATCATCGCCGTATCGATCATCACCGCGCTGATGCCCCGGATGAGCGCCGCCGCCGGCGAGGGCCGGTTCCGCGATGTCACCGCCGACCTGTCCCGGGGCACCCGGATGGTCACCGCCGTGCTCGCCCCGGTCGCGGTCTGCTACGCGGTGCTGGCCGGCCCGATCTCGGTCGTGATCTTCCGGTACGGCGCGTTCACCGGCGAGAACGCGGTGGCCACCTCGACCGTGCTGCTGGTGGCGGCAGTCGGCCTGGTGCCCTTCGCGATCAGCCAGCTCTTCACCTTCGCCTTCTACGCACTGCCGGACACCAAGACGCCGGCCCTGGTCAACATCCCGGTGGTGGCGCTGCGGGTGCTCCTCCAGATCGGCCTCTTCCTCGGCTTCTCGGCCACCTTCGCCGCGGCCGGCATGATGCTCGGCAACGCGATCTCGTACGTGGCGGCGGCGGTGATCTCGGCGATGCTGCTGCGTCCCCGGGTGGGCCGGATCGGGCTGGGCGAGATCATGCGGACCATGGGCCGGGTGGTCGTCGCGGCGCTGGGCGCGGCCCTGGTCGGTCTGCTGGTGGTCAACCTGCTGCCCGGCGACCCGGCGCACCTGAGCTGGGTGGCCGCCGCGGTCCGGCTGCTGGTCGGCGGTGCCGTGATCGGCGCGACGTACGTCGGGCTGGCCACCGTGCTGCGGATCGGCGAGATCACCGAGGTGGTCGGCATGGTGCGACGCCGGCTCGGTCGCTGA
- a CDS encoding protein kinase family protein, whose amino-acid sequence MPSSTGPSIDTITEGGRVTQVGEGQEAEETAPPVMTFGAPTAGELLAERYELVEHINNDSAGRLVWRGVDVVLRRPVAVVLRYPGGDSATEMLQAAVAASRVIHPNLVGVYDAIDEADRAYVVREWVDGQSLRELVTADGPLDPARATTIGNAVASALAAVHATGMVHGNVHPGTVMISDDGRVVLADARTDGDDSQENDVRAVGGLLYYALTGHWPHGEAPLRGATAGHGRAAIPDAVRDASGAIAAPRQVRAGVPAYLDDLTMDLLDTEIAPPSSDVLSAELSRLDVPADDHYLEPTGPLRFTAEPGEEPSPLAASGGRKVALGIAGLLAVALVGLLVGISVLSGDDKKGPGTGQAGSPSSSAPATDGSTPAAAPARKLNIADVRIIDPDSRDRAEVRNAEKVMDGDEDKGWETQTYNAANFSNFKRGMGVWIDLGAPHNVKSVQAVLSATGVTAQLLTGTQEFPPTSAGDKDLVASYLKTPIGQPYEKHDGTKMIFDGFDPEQKYQYLLFWITELPKKDSGSGYKVGVQEITVTGS is encoded by the coding sequence ATGCCCAGCAGCACGGGTCCATCGATCGACACGATCACCGAGGGAGGACGGGTGACCCAGGTCGGCGAGGGTCAGGAGGCGGAGGAGACTGCCCCTCCGGTCATGACCTTCGGTGCTCCCACGGCCGGTGAACTCCTTGCCGAGCGGTATGAGCTGGTAGAGCACATCAACAACGACAGCGCGGGCCGGCTGGTATGGCGGGGGGTCGACGTCGTGCTGCGCCGCCCCGTCGCGGTGGTCCTCCGCTACCCGGGCGGCGACTCCGCCACCGAGATGCTCCAGGCCGCCGTCGCGGCGAGCCGGGTGATCCACCCCAACCTGGTCGGCGTCTACGACGCGATCGACGAGGCCGACCGGGCGTACGTGGTCCGCGAGTGGGTCGACGGCCAGTCCCTGCGGGAGCTGGTCACCGCCGACGGGCCACTCGATCCGGCACGGGCGACCACCATCGGCAACGCCGTCGCGAGCGCCCTCGCCGCCGTGCACGCCACCGGCATGGTGCACGGCAACGTCCACCCCGGCACCGTGATGATCAGCGACGACGGCCGGGTGGTGCTGGCCGACGCGCGCACCGACGGCGACGACAGCCAGGAGAACGACGTCCGGGCGGTCGGTGGGTTGCTCTACTACGCCCTGACCGGGCACTGGCCGCACGGCGAGGCCCCACTGCGCGGCGCCACCGCCGGGCACGGCCGCGCCGCGATCCCGGACGCGGTCCGGGACGCCAGCGGCGCGATCGCCGCGCCCCGCCAGGTACGCGCCGGCGTGCCGGCGTACCTCGACGACCTCACCATGGACCTGCTCGACACGGAGATCGCTCCGCCGTCGTCGGACGTGCTGTCGGCCGAGCTGAGCCGACTGGACGTCCCCGCCGACGACCACTACCTGGAGCCGACCGGCCCGCTGCGGTTCACCGCCGAACCCGGTGAGGAGCCCTCGCCGCTGGCCGCCTCCGGTGGCCGCAAGGTGGCCCTGGGCATCGCCGGGCTGTTGGCGGTGGCCCTGGTCGGGCTGCTCGTCGGGATCAGCGTGCTCAGCGGCGACGACAAGAAGGGCCCGGGCACCGGGCAGGCGGGCAGCCCGTCCAGCAGTGCGCCCGCCACGGACGGGTCGACCCCGGCCGCCGCGCCGGCCCGCAAGCTCAACATCGCGGACGTCCGGATCATCGACCCGGACAGCCGGGACCGCGCCGAGGTGCGCAACGCCGAGAAGGTGATGGACGGCGACGAGGACAAGGGCTGGGAGACCCAGACCTACAACGCGGCCAACTTCAGCAACTTCAAGCGGGGCATGGGCGTCTGGATCGACCTGGGTGCCCCGCACAACGTCAAGTCGGTGCAGGCCGTCCTCTCCGCCACCGGCGTCACCGCCCAGCTCCTCACCGGCACGCAGGAATTCCCGCCCACCTCGGCCGGCGACAAGGACCTCGTGGCGAGCTACCTCAAGACGCCGATCGGGCAGCCGTACGAGAAGCACGACGGCACCAAGATGATTTTCGACGGGTTCGACCCCGAGCAGAAATACCAGTACCTGCTCTTCTGGATCACCGAGCTGCCGAAGAAGGACTCCGGCTCCGGCTACAAGGTGGGCGTCCAGGAAATCACGGTCACCGGCTCGTGA
- the sigM gene encoding RNA polymerase sigma factor SigM: protein MTVGRGGRTLRPATGDGSPAGASDLDLLRAHVAGDRDAFTELFRRHRDRLWAVALRTLGDREEAADALQDALLSAHRAAARFRGDSAVTTWLHRIVVNACLDRVRRRQAHATVPLPDGVHTDGEPGRHTGGVEPVAPTRDHDTALVVRQALAELPVEQRAALVLVDVQGYPVAEVARILGVAEGTIKSRCARGRARLAVLLGHLRTGSEEVAEVPRVTGGNRRPAEGVGSTSGWSRRDASQEDT, encoded by the coding sequence GTGACGGTGGGGCGCGGCGGGCGTACGCTCCGGCCGGCGACCGGGGACGGCTCCCCGGCCGGGGCGTCCGATCTCGACCTGCTCCGGGCCCACGTCGCCGGCGACCGGGATGCTTTCACCGAGCTGTTCCGCCGGCACCGGGACCGGCTCTGGGCCGTGGCCCTGCGCACCCTCGGCGACCGCGAGGAGGCGGCCGACGCACTCCAGGACGCACTGCTGTCGGCGCATCGGGCGGCGGCCCGGTTCCGCGGCGACTCGGCGGTGACCACCTGGCTGCACCGGATCGTGGTGAACGCCTGCCTGGACCGGGTGCGGCGGCGTCAGGCGCACGCCACGGTGCCGCTGCCGGACGGGGTGCACACCGACGGGGAGCCCGGCCGGCACACCGGCGGGGTGGAGCCGGTCGCCCCGACCCGCGACCACGACACCGCCCTGGTGGTCCGGCAGGCGCTCGCCGAGCTGCCGGTCGAGCAGCGGGCGGCGCTGGTCCTGGTGGACGTGCAGGGCTACCCGGTGGCCGAGGTGGCGAGAATCCTCGGCGTGGCCGAGGGGACGATCAAGAGCCGCTGTGCCCGGGGGCGGGCCCGACTGGCCGTGCTCCTCGGGCATCTGCGTACCGGCTCGGAGGAGGTCGCGGAGGTGCCCCGCGTCACCGGAGGGAACCGCCGGCCGGCGGAGGGCGTCGGATCGACGTCGGGGTGGTCCCGGCGGGACGCCAGCCAGGAGGACACGTGA
- the trxB gene encoding thioredoxin-disulfide reductase, which produces MDEVRNLIIVGSGPAGYTAAVYAARANLKPLIIEGAQSGGALMTTTEVENFPGFADGILGPELMDNMRKQAERFGAEFLTDDVTRVELKDTGEVGSDAVSTVWVGETAYHAKAVILATGSAWRPLGVPGEQEYLGHGVSSCATCDGFFFRNQHIVVVGGGDSAMEEASFLTRFAESVTIIHRRDSFRASKIMAERALANDKIKVEWNTVVDEILGDDGKVSGVRVRNVHTGEAKVLDVTGVFVAIGHDPRSELFRGQVELDDEGYVKVQAPSTRTNIPGVFAAGDVVDHTYRQAITAAGTGCAAALDAERFIATLQG; this is translated from the coding sequence GTGGACGAGGTCCGCAACCTGATCATCGTCGGCTCCGGGCCGGCCGGCTACACCGCGGCGGTCTACGCCGCGCGCGCCAACCTCAAGCCGCTCATCATCGAGGGCGCGCAGTCCGGTGGCGCACTGATGACCACGACCGAGGTGGAGAACTTCCCCGGCTTCGCGGACGGCATCCTCGGCCCCGAGCTGATGGACAACATGCGCAAGCAGGCCGAGCGGTTCGGGGCGGAGTTCCTCACCGACGACGTGACCCGGGTCGAGCTCAAGGACACCGGCGAGGTCGGCTCGGACGCGGTCAGCACCGTGTGGGTGGGCGAGACCGCCTACCACGCCAAGGCCGTCATCCTCGCCACCGGCTCCGCGTGGCGTCCGTTGGGCGTGCCCGGCGAGCAGGAATACCTCGGCCACGGCGTGTCGTCCTGCGCCACCTGCGACGGGTTCTTCTTCCGCAACCAGCACATCGTGGTGGTCGGGGGCGGCGACTCGGCGATGGAGGAGGCGAGCTTCCTCACCCGGTTCGCCGAGTCGGTGACGATCATCCACCGCCGGGACTCGTTCCGGGCCAGCAAGATCATGGCGGAGCGCGCGCTCGCCAACGACAAGATCAAGGTCGAGTGGAACACCGTGGTCGACGAGATCCTCGGCGACGACGGCAAGGTCAGCGGCGTCCGGGTCCGCAACGTGCACACCGGCGAGGCCAAGGTGCTCGACGTCACCGGCGTCTTCGTGGCGATCGGCCACGACCCGCGCAGTGAGCTGTTCCGCGGGCAGGTCGAGCTCGACGACGAGGGGTACGTGAAGGTGCAGGCACCGAGCACCCGGACCAACATCCCGGGTGTCTTCGCCGCCGGCGACGTGGTCGACCACACCTACCGGCAGGCGATCACCGCAGCCGGGACGGGCTGCGCCGCCGCGCTGGACGCCGAGCGTTTCATCGCCACCCTGCAAGGCTGA
- the trxA gene encoding thioredoxin has translation MGATKAVTDASFASDVLKSDKPVLVDFWAEWCGPCRKVSPLLEEIAGEMGDQVTIVKLNIDENPETARAYRVMSVPTLTVFKNGEPVQSIAGAKPKGELVRLIESAL, from the coding sequence GTGGGAGCAACCAAGGCGGTCACCGACGCGAGCTTCGCCAGCGATGTGCTGAAGTCCGACAAGCCGGTCCTGGTCGACTTCTGGGCGGAGTGGTGCGGGCCGTGCCGCAAGGTGTCGCCGCTGCTCGAGGAGATCGCGGGCGAGATGGGTGACCAGGTCACCATCGTCAAGCTCAACATCGACGAGAACCCCGAGACCGCGCGGGCCTACCGGGTGATGTCAGTGCCCACCCTCACCGTCTTCAAGAACGGCGAGCCGGTGCAGTCCATCGCCGGTGCCAAGCCCAAGGGCGAGCTGGTCAGGCTCATCGAGTCGGCGCTCTGA
- a CDS encoding N-acetylmuramoyl-L-alanine amidase translates to MRPIRPGDRGPAVVEIRTVLTGLDLLPADGQRDEFDAETERAVRAFQQSRGLSVDGRVGAETWRALDAARWRLGARTLYHAVPEPLIGEDVRSLQERLLEMGYDVGRADATYGIRTARAVAQFQREMGLKPDGTCGPHTMNALRRLGRKVVGGRPQWLRESDAIRQAGPTLVGRTVVIDPGHGGTDPGEVVPDGPLRWTEADIVHDLASRLEGRLAAAGVRVQLTRGPSPETCLPDADRAQLANSLGADVFISLHTDGHANPAANGVATYHYGTDNGVTSATGERLAGLVQREIVARTGLRDCRTHAKAWDLLRLTKMPAVRVEVGYLTSPEDRGRLVDPRFRDRIVEAIVAAVQRMYFPIERDVPTGSIDVSALRAVVVAGQGGGLSRTVAD, encoded by the coding sequence GTGCGTCCCATCCGACCCGGTGACCGGGGACCCGCGGTGGTCGAGATCCGTACCGTGCTCACCGGGCTCGACCTGCTGCCGGCGGACGGCCAGCGCGACGAGTTCGACGCCGAGACCGAACGCGCGGTCCGGGCGTTCCAGCAGTCCCGCGGGCTGAGCGTGGACGGCAGGGTCGGCGCGGAGACCTGGCGGGCGCTGGACGCCGCCCGCTGGCGACTCGGCGCCCGCACGCTGTACCACGCCGTACCCGAGCCGCTGATCGGCGAGGACGTCCGGTCGCTCCAGGAGCGCCTGCTGGAGATGGGGTACGACGTGGGCCGCGCCGATGCCACCTACGGCATCCGTACCGCCCGGGCGGTCGCGCAGTTCCAGCGGGAGATGGGGCTGAAACCGGACGGCACCTGCGGCCCGCACACCATGAACGCGCTGCGCCGCCTCGGCCGCAAGGTGGTCGGTGGACGCCCCCAGTGGCTTCGCGAGTCCGACGCCATCCGCCAGGCCGGGCCGACCCTGGTCGGGCGGACCGTGGTGATCGACCCGGGACACGGCGGCACCGACCCCGGTGAGGTGGTGCCCGACGGCCCGCTGCGCTGGACCGAGGCGGACATCGTGCACGACCTGGCCAGCCGGCTGGAGGGACGGCTGGCCGCGGCCGGCGTACGGGTGCAGCTCACCCGCGGCCCGTCACCGGAAACCTGCCTGCCGGACGCCGACCGCGCCCAGCTCGCCAACTCCCTCGGCGCGGACGTCTTCATCTCGCTGCACACCGACGGGCACGCCAACCCGGCGGCCAACGGCGTGGCCACCTACCACTACGGCACCGACAATGGCGTCACCTCGGCCACCGGCGAGCGGCTGGCCGGCCTGGTGCAGCGTGAGATCGTCGCCCGTACCGGCCTGCGGGACTGCCGCACCCACGCCAAGGCATGGGACCTGTTGCGGCTGACGAAGATGCCGGCGGTCCGGGTCGAGGTGGGCTACCTGACGTCGCCGGAGGACCGGGGCCGGCTGGTCGACCCCCGGTTCCGGGACCGGATCGTCGAGGCGATCGTGGCCGCGGTGCAGCGGATGTACTTCCCGATCGAGCGGGACGTTCCCACCGGCTCGATCGACGTGAGCGCGCTACGGGCGGTCGTCGTCGCGGGGCAGGGTGGCGGGCTGAGCCGGACAGTTGCGGACTGA
- a CDS encoding GNAT family N-acetyltransferase has protein sequence MSRRLVSLTLDTLEDLPRRCRRCVYWELDPVSADRACAAGDPGLEKEAWVSQTLLEWGSCGKLAYVDGMPAGFVMYAPPAYVPRSMAFPTSPVSADAALLMTANVVPAFAGGGLGRMLVQGVARDLTKRGIKAIEAFGDAKFGDDAEDDPTRACLAPADFFLSVGFKTVRPHPRYPRLRLELRTALSWKSDVEYALEKLLGSMSPETLLRPVRPAPATRAMG, from the coding sequence ATGTCGCGACGTCTGGTCAGTCTGACCCTCGACACCCTCGAGGATCTGCCCCGCCGGTGCCGGCGATGCGTCTACTGGGAGCTGGATCCGGTCTCCGCCGATCGGGCGTGCGCCGCCGGTGACCCCGGGCTGGAGAAGGAGGCCTGGGTTTCCCAGACGCTGCTGGAGTGGGGCTCCTGCGGCAAACTCGCGTACGTCGACGGCATGCCCGCTGGTTTCGTCATGTACGCCCCACCGGCGTACGTCCCACGCTCGATGGCCTTTCCCACCTCGCCGGTCTCCGCGGACGCCGCGCTGCTGATGACCGCCAACGTGGTGCCGGCCTTCGCCGGTGGCGGACTGGGCCGGATGCTGGTCCAGGGGGTGGCCCGGGACCTCACCAAGCGCGGCATCAAGGCGATCGAGGCGTTCGGCGACGCGAAGTTCGGCGACGACGCGGAGGACGACCCCACCCGGGCCTGCCTCGCACCGGCCGACTTCTTCCTCTCGGTGGGCTTCAAGACGGTCCGTCCGCACCCCCGCTACCCGCGCCTGCGGCTGGAACTGCGTACCGCGCTGAGCTGGAAGTCCGACGTCGAGTACGCGCTGGAGAAGCTGCTCGGCTCGATGAGCCCGGAGACGCTGCTCCGCCCGGTACGCCCAGCCCCAGCCACCCGCGCCATGGGCTGA
- a CDS encoding PLP-dependent aminotransferase family protein, whose amino-acid sequence MTGTTLDDYTDRYARRVRGMTASEIRALFAVASRPEVVSLAGGAPYIAALPLDAVGEMLGRLGSEHGVTTLQYGIGQGTLELRERICEVMALSGIDASCGASPEDVVVTVGGQQALDLVARLFLDPGDVVLAEGPTYVGALGVFQAAQAQVVHVPMDEQGLIPEALEAAIADLARAGRRVKFLYTIPTYQNPTGVTLSEERRERVLDICERAGLLVVEDDPYGQLGFEEEAPAPLRARRRDGVFYLSTFSKTFAPGLRVGWILAPHAVRDKLVIASEAQILCPSGYAQAAVATYLGTMPWREQLKVYREIYRERRDAMLGALADLMPAGTTWTTPGGGLFVWATLPDGLDAKAMMPRAIAARVAYVPGTGFYADGTGVGNMRLNFSFPPPERIREGVRRLAGVMGQEIAMRKVFGAVGGSGPRRRQGASDAPGPDLA is encoded by the coding sequence ATGACCGGCACGACGCTCGACGACTACACCGACCGGTACGCCCGGCGGGTCCGGGGGATGACCGCCTCCGAGATCCGGGCACTCTTCGCAGTGGCCAGCCGGCCAGAGGTGGTCTCGCTCGCCGGTGGCGCCCCGTACATCGCCGCGCTGCCGCTCGACGCGGTCGGCGAGATGCTCGGCCGGCTCGGCAGCGAGCACGGCGTCACCACCCTCCAGTACGGCATCGGGCAGGGCACCCTGGAGCTGCGCGAACGGATCTGCGAGGTGATGGCCCTCTCCGGGATCGACGCGTCGTGCGGCGCCTCACCGGAGGACGTGGTGGTCACCGTCGGCGGCCAGCAGGCGCTCGACCTGGTGGCCCGGCTCTTCCTGGATCCGGGCGACGTGGTGCTCGCCGAGGGCCCGACGTACGTCGGCGCACTCGGGGTGTTCCAGGCCGCCCAGGCCCAGGTGGTGCACGTGCCGATGGACGAGCAGGGGTTGATCCCGGAGGCGCTGGAGGCGGCCATCGCCGATCTGGCCCGCGCCGGCCGGCGGGTCAAGTTCCTCTACACCATCCCGACGTACCAGAACCCGACCGGCGTGACGCTCAGCGAGGAACGGCGCGAACGGGTGCTCGACATCTGCGAGCGGGCCGGCCTGCTGGTGGTCGAGGACGACCCGTACGGCCAGTTGGGCTTCGAGGAGGAGGCACCCGCGCCGCTGCGAGCCCGGCGGCGCGACGGTGTCTTCTACCTGAGCACCTTCTCCAAGACTTTCGCGCCCGGCCTGCGGGTGGGCTGGATCCTCGCCCCGCACGCCGTGCGCGACAAGCTGGTCATCGCCAGCGAGGCGCAGATCCTCTGCCCAAGCGGATACGCGCAGGCCGCCGTCGCGACGTACCTCGGCACCATGCCCTGGCGGGAGCAGCTCAAGGTCTATCGGGAGATCTACCGGGAACGCCGCGATGCCATGCTCGGCGCGCTGGCCGACCTGATGCCGGCCGGCACCACCTGGACCACCCCGGGCGGCGGCCTGTTCGTCTGGGCGACTCTGCCCGACGGCCTGGACGCCAAGGCGATGATGCCCCGCGCCATCGCCGCCCGAGTCGCGTACGTCCCGGGTACCGGCTTCTACGCCGACGGCACCGGGGTCGGCAACATGCGGCTCAACTTCTCCTTCCCCCCGCCCGAGCGGATCCGGGAGGGCGTCCGCCGGCTGGCCGGCGTGATGGGGCAGGAGATCGCCATGCGCAAGGTCTTCGGCGCGGTCGGCGGCTCGGGGCCGCGGCGCCGGCAGGGTGCCTCGGACGCGCCCGGTCCCGACTTGGCATGA